One genomic window of Roseateles sp. DAIF2 includes the following:
- a CDS encoding GNAT family N-acetyltransferase, producing MSSLELIAAPPRPAREAAPGLAIELHDSVAGIGPQVWQAWITPQQYFRYDYMQALEASRLDCRFVYAVAREAGEVVGLMLAAIWRVRLPLGLSLRVMSTGSPLNIGLPLMPEPAKTGEGLARALLEALRGRAGELGVRLFVGRDLPCADFGRLPGLLRLYDCAWLTLRWPDFEAYLASRPRRKSLRRDLRAVEKAGFELELREEGVGPTPEEARHLHRLWLQLYDKHRSPDQLYLSEEFFMQMAGLPHAVWLLLRNLDGEIVAFDLCFALGDTLESTYCGVDLERCARLPVHRVMGYEIVRYALRRPRLRRINFGISNVQSKQDAGCEMLPQYGWIETRPRWLGALLRPLLLRFVLADSQPSPAAAPEAP from the coding sequence TTGTCTAGCCTGGAGCTGATCGCCGCGCCGCCGCGGCCCGCGCGCGAGGCGGCGCCGGGGCTGGCCATCGAGTTGCACGACTCGGTGGCCGGCATCGGGCCGCAGGTCTGGCAGGCCTGGATCACGCCGCAGCAGTATTTCCGCTACGACTATATGCAGGCGCTGGAGGCCAGCCGGCTCGACTGCCGCTTCGTCTACGCGGTGGCGCGCGAGGCCGGCGAGGTGGTCGGCCTGATGCTGGCGGCGATCTGGCGGGTGCGCCTGCCGCTGGGCCTGAGCCTGCGGGTGATGAGCACCGGCTCGCCGCTGAACATCGGCCTGCCGCTGATGCCGGAGCCGGCCAAGACCGGCGAGGGCCTGGCGCGCGCGCTGCTGGAGGCGCTGCGCGGCCGCGCCGGCGAGCTGGGCGTGCGCCTGTTTGTCGGCCGGGACCTGCCCTGCGCGGACTTCGGCCGCCTGCCCGGCCTGCTGCGCCTGTACGACTGCGCCTGGCTGACCCTGCGCTGGCCGGACTTCGAGGCCTATCTGGCCTCGCGGCCCCGGCGCAAGTCGCTGCGGCGCGACCTGCGCGCGGTCGAGAAGGCCGGCTTCGAGCTGGAGCTGCGCGAGGAGGGCGTCGGGCCGACACCGGAGGAGGCGCGCCATCTGCACCGGCTGTGGCTGCAGCTCTACGACAAGCACCGCTCGCCGGACCAGCTCTATCTCAGCGAGGAGTTCTTCATGCAGATGGCGGGCCTGCCGCATGCGGTGTGGCTGCTGCTGCGCAATCTGGATGGAGAGATCGTCGCCTTCGACCTGTGCTTCGCGCTGGGCGACACCCTGGAGTCGACCTATTGCGGCGTGGACCTCGAGCGCTGCGCGCGCCTGCCGGTGCACCGGGTGATGGGCTACGAGATCGTGCGCTACGCGCTGCGCCGCCCGCGGCTGCGGCGCATCAACTTCGGCATCTCGAACGTGCAGAGCAAGCAGGACGCCGGCTGCGAGATGCTGCCGCAGTACGGCTGGATCGAGACCCGGCCGCGCTGGCTGGGCGCGCTGCTGCGCCCGCTGTTGCTGCGCTTCGTGCTGGCCGACAGCCAGCCCTCGCCCGCGGCGGCGCCGGAAGCCCCATGA
- a CDS encoding MFS transporter, translating into MSATLGPRGPLAVLVLLQGLISVADWMLLVFLQILVFRLTSSAFDIMLLVLCELVPMLLLGPWAGAVVDRARLKRVLFWSCALRVLLTGLLWLEVVRGQLHALWLLAALGAACNRFFVPAASALLPRLLGEAPIARANALVMGVRMGGMAAGTVLAGLLAGADGNDLVVATIGALLLCAAGCCLRLPGLGGAPAEPGAPQPGLWAELREALQRFGPGLAVPLAASVLVTCALGSFEILALSYVSQVLGRASAEVGQLFGAYGLGMLGGLLLSVWPAAGRRFGALMLASLVLMCACVWGLSQVDRMAWALLFAAVLGLAEGLVLSLSLLRLYQTVPVDYCARMVALLDTATASAFLLSIVLTGLVADRLPTARLLEHIAALLTGLLLLGGAGLFWCTRGPSGWGRIIRR; encoded by the coding sequence ATGAGCGCGACCCTCGGCCCGCGCGGCCCGCTGGCTGTCCTGGTGCTGCTGCAGGGCCTGATCTCGGTGGCGGACTGGATGCTGCTGGTGTTCCTGCAGATCCTGGTGTTCCGCCTGACCAGCTCGGCCTTCGACATCATGCTGCTGGTGCTGTGCGAGCTGGTGCCGATGCTGCTGCTGGGCCCCTGGGCCGGCGCGGTGGTGGACCGGGCGCGGCTGAAGCGGGTGCTGTTCTGGAGTTGCGCCCTGCGCGTGCTGCTGACCGGCCTGCTGTGGCTGGAGGTGGTGCGCGGGCAGCTGCATGCGCTGTGGCTGCTGGCGGCGCTGGGCGCGGCCTGCAACCGCTTCTTCGTGCCGGCGGCCAGCGCGCTGCTGCCGCGCCTGCTGGGCGAGGCGCCGATCGCGCGCGCCAATGCGCTGGTGATGGGCGTGCGCATGGGCGGCATGGCCGCCGGCACGGTGCTGGCCGGCCTCCTGGCCGGCGCCGATGGCAACGATCTGGTGGTGGCGACGATCGGCGCGCTGCTGCTGTGCGCCGCGGGCTGCTGCCTGCGCCTGCCGGGGCTGGGCGGCGCGCCGGCCGAGCCGGGCGCGCCGCAGCCGGGGCTGTGGGCCGAGCTGCGCGAGGCGCTGCAGCGCTTCGGCCCGGGGCTGGCGGTGCCGCTGGCGGCCAGCGTGCTGGTCACCTGCGCGCTGGGCAGCTTCGAGATCCTGGCCCTGTCCTATGTGTCGCAAGTGCTGGGCCGGGCCTCGGCCGAGGTGGGGCAGCTGTTCGGCGCTTATGGTCTGGGCATGCTGGGCGGGCTGCTGCTGTCGGTCTGGCCTGCCGCCGGCCGGCGCTTCGGCGCGCTGATGCTGGCGAGCCTGGTGCTGATGTGCGCCTGCGTCTGGGGCCTGTCCCAGGTGGACCGGATGGCCTGGGCCCTGCTGTTCGCCGCGGTGCTGGGCCTGGCCGAGGGGCTGGTGCTGTCGCTGAGCCTGCTGCGCCTGTACCAGACGGTGCCGGTGGACTATTGCGCGCGCATGGTGGCGCTGCTGGATACCGCGACGGCCTCGGCCTTCCTGCTGTCCATCGTGCTGACCGGCCTGGTGGCGGACCGGCTGCCGACGGCGCGGCTGCTGGAGCATATCGCCGCCTTGCTGACGGGCCTGCTGCTGCTGGGCGGCGCGGGGTTGTTCTGGTGCACGCGCGGCCCGTCAGGGTGGGGGCGGATAATCAGGCGATGA
- the dbpA gene encoding ATP-dependent RNA helicase DbpA, producing MSAVPDKNSSPAVRPFSELPLSAAVLANLEQLGYAQMTPIQAASLPLALAGRDLIAQAQTGSGKTAAFALSLLHRLDATRMEVQALVLCPTRELADQVTQEIRRLARAADNIKVLTLCGGSPMRPQAESLAYGAHIAVGTPGRLMDHLDRGTLQLGALNTLVLDEADRMLDMGFLDDIVKVAKQCPKDRQTLLFSATYPEGIAELARQFMREPAEVKVQAGGSGGSGQAAQAPAQIRQLAFEIAEAQRLHAVSSLLLHFRPARTIAFCNTKQQCRDLVDVLLAQGFVALALHGDLEQRERDQVLIQFANGSCSVLVATDVAARGLDIAQLECVINVDMSQDAEAHVHRIGRTGRAGAQGLALSLASLDEMGRVGRIEQLLGREFQWQALDQLAPTEGGAPLQPAMDTLQILGGRKDKIRPGDILGALTGEAGFESADIGKINITDFHSYVAVKRELAREVVKRLSNGKLKGRKVKVRRMADLVELG from the coding sequence ATGAGCGCCGTACCCGACAAGAATTCCTCCCCTGCCGTCCGTCCCTTCTCCGAGCTGCCGCTGAGCGCAGCGGTGTTGGCCAACCTGGAGCAGCTCGGCTATGCCCAGATGACGCCGATCCAGGCCGCCAGCCTGCCGCTGGCGCTGGCCGGCCGCGACCTGATCGCCCAGGCCCAGACCGGCAGCGGCAAGACCGCGGCCTTCGCGCTGTCGCTGCTGCACCGGCTGGATGCGACGCGCATGGAGGTGCAGGCCCTGGTGCTGTGCCCGACCCGCGAGCTGGCCGACCAGGTGACGCAGGAGATCCGCCGCCTGGCGCGCGCGGCCGACAACATCAAGGTGCTGACGCTGTGCGGCGGCTCGCCGATGCGGCCGCAGGCCGAGAGCCTGGCCTATGGTGCCCATATCGCGGTCGGCACGCCGGGCCGGCTGATGGACCATCTGGACCGCGGCACCCTGCAGCTGGGCGCGCTGAACACCCTGGTGCTGGACGAGGCGGATCGCATGCTGGACATGGGCTTCCTGGACGACATCGTCAAGGTCGCCAAGCAATGCCCGAAGGACCGCCAGACCCTGCTGTTCTCGGCCACCTATCCCGAGGGCATCGCCGAGCTGGCCCGCCAGTTCATGCGCGAGCCGGCCGAGGTCAAGGTGCAGGCCGGCGGCAGCGGCGGATCGGGCCAGGCCGCGCAGGCCCCGGCGCAGATCCGCCAGCTGGCCTTCGAGATCGCGGAAGCGCAGCGCCTGCATGCGGTGTCGAGCCTGCTGCTGCATTTCCGCCCGGCGCGCACGATCGCGTTCTGCAACACCAAGCAGCAATGCCGCGACCTGGTCGATGTGCTGCTGGCTCAGGGCTTCGTCGCGCTGGCGCTGCATGGCGACCTGGAGCAGCGCGAGCGCGACCAGGTGCTGATCCAGTTCGCCAACGGCAGCTGCTCGGTGCTGGTGGCCACCGATGTGGCGGCGCGCGGCCTGGACATCGCTCAGCTGGAATGCGTGATCAATGTCGACATGAGCCAGGATGCCGAGGCCCATGTGCACCGCATCGGCCGCACCGGCCGCGCCGGCGCGCAAGGCCTGGCCTTGAGCCTGGCCAGCCTGGACGAGATGGGCCGGGTCGGCCGCATCGAGCAGCTGCTGGGCCGCGAGTTCCAGTGGCAGGCGCTGGACCAGCTGGCACCGACCGAGGGCGGCGCGCCCCTGCAGCCGGCGATGGACACCCTGCAGATCCTGGGCGGGCGCAAGGACAAGATCCGCCCCGGCGACATCCTGGGCGCGCTGACCGGCGAGGCCGGCTTCGAGTCGGCCGACATCGGCAAGATCAACATCACCGATTTCCACAGCTATGTGGCGGTGAAGCGCGAGCTGGCGCGCGAGGTGGTGAAGCGCCTGTCCAACGGCAAGCTGAAGGGCCGCAAGGTCAAGGTGCGGCGCATGGCGGACCTGGTCGAGCTGGGCTGA